A DNA window from Phyllostomus discolor isolate MPI-MPIP mPhyDis1 chromosome X, mPhyDis1.pri.v3, whole genome shotgun sequence contains the following coding sequences:
- the LOC114505073 gene encoding MORN repeat-containing protein 2 codes for MNGFGRLEHFSGAAYEGHFKDNMFHGLGTYTFPNGAKYTGNFNENRVEGEGQYTDTQGLEWCGSFHFTAAPGLKLKLHM; via the coding sequence ATGAATGGTTTTGGAAGACTTGAACATTTTTCAGGAGCAGCATATGAAGGCCACTTTAAGGACAACATGTTTCATGGACTGGGGACTTACACATTCCCAAATGGGGCAAAATACACTGgaaatttcaatgaaaatagGGTGGAAGGTGAAGGACAGTACACTGACACCCAAGGGCTGGAGTGGTGCGGCAGCTTCCATTTCACAGCTGCCCCGGGCCTGAAGCTAAAGCTCCACATGTAG